The genome window TCCCGCAGTTCGACGACAGGGAGCTGGAAGAAGCGGCGAAGGCGGCCCTCACGCCGAACACGCCCCGCGAGACGGTCGAGAGTTTCTCGAAATTGATCTGTCTCATCGATCCCAAGTCGGTGCTGTCGGAGAGTCTTCGGTCGCTGCGCACCAACATCCAATTCGCGAGCATGGATCGCCGGGTGAAATCCATTCTGTTCACCAGCGCTGGACTCGGCGAGGGAAAAAGCACCTGCGTGATCAACCTGGCAATCACCCTGGCCCAGGAAGGTCAGCGTGTTCTGTTGGTGGACGCCGACCTCCGCCGGCCGATCGTCCATCAGCGGCTCGGGATCGATCGCGAGCCGGGTCTCGTCGACGCCTTGTCGGGCAGCGTTCCCTGGCGGAAGTCGGTGCGATCGGCGACGGACTTGATGCTCGGAACCCTGGGCGCCGATCGGGTCATGGCAAGCCCTGGCCTCGACAACCTTTTCGTGCTGACCAGCGGCTCCTCGTCGGGCAATCCCAGCGAGTTCATGAATCTGAACAGGATCAAAGCCCTGGTCACGGAAATGCAGGAAGAGTACGACGTGGTGCTGTTCGATACGCCGCCGATTCTTCCCGTGACCGACGCCGTGGCGATCAGCTCGCGCGTCGACGGAACCATTCTCGTGTATCAAGTGGGGAGGATCGGGCGCAACGCCCTGAAACGGGCCAAGTTCCTCCTCGATCACGCTCAGGCCAATGTGCTCGGCGTGGTGCTGACCAACGTCAGGGCGGAAATTTCCGCCGACGCCGGGCTGTACCGTTACGAGTATCGCTGAGGCGCGACGCGTGAATCGTTAAACGTGAACCGTTCAACGTACGGCCGCCGATTCACTTTGAACAAATCACGATGAATGGCCTCGATTGACGAATGACGGTTGACGATTGACTGCATTTTCAAGAGAGAGACCGGCAACCGAGTGGTTGATCCGAGTTCTTCCCGCGTTGGCGGCGGTGCCGCTGGCGCTCCTCCTCGCCGGTACTAGGCCGACGACCAGCCTGACCTTGATTGCGGGCGCCATCCCCTTGCTCATCGCGTTTCTCTCTCCTTTGGCGGGGCTGTACATCCTCGTCTTCTCGATGTTGCTCGGTCCGGAATTTCTCGTGGGCAGCCTGGGCACCGGGGCGACGATGGGGAGGGGCATCACCCTTCGGTTCGACGACCTGCTGTTGGTGCTGGTCGGCCTCGCTTGGCTTGCGCGCGCCGCCGTGTCCAAGGAGGCGGCGGCCTTCGTCCGGACACCCCTCAACCGCACGATCATGCTCTATGTCGCGGGCTGCGTCTTCGCGACGCTCATGGGGGTGCTCACGGGGCGCGTCAGGCCTGCGGGAGGGTTTTTCTTCCTCCTGAAGTACTACGAATACTTTTTTCTCTATTTTATGACGGTCAACCTCATTCACACCGAGAAGCAGATCAAGCACCTGGTCACCGCCAGCCTGCTCACCTGTCTTGCCGTGTCGCTGTACGCCATCTCGCAAATTCCGTCCGGCGCGCGCGTCTCCGCGCCGTTCGAAGGAGAAGAAGGGGAGCCGAACACCCTGGGCGGCTATCTGGTCTTCATGATGGCTGTCATCTCGGGCCTGTTGGTGACGCGCGGCGCGGTGACGCGACGCTGGCCCTTGACCGTCTTGTTGGGGATCTGCGGGATCGCGCTGCAGGCGACGCTGTCGCGGGCCTCGTTTCTCGGGGCCGCCGTGGTCGCGCTCGGCTTCCTGGTGTTCCTGCGCCGTCGCAGTCCCTTGCTGCTGGCGCTGTTGGTGCTGAGCATGGCCGCGACCCCCTTCCTGGCACCGCGCGCCGTCACGGAGCGGATTGTGTACACCTTTGCGCAGCCTCCGGAAGAGGGACAGATCAGGATCGGAAGAGTCAGAGTCGATACCTCGACATCGGACCGTTTGCGCTCCTGGCAGCGATCGTTCGAGGTGTGGAAGCAGTCGCCATTGTGGGGGCATGGCGTCACCGGCGGCCCCTTCATGGATGCGATGTATCCCCGGGTGCTCACGGAGACGGGCCTCTTGGGATTGTGCGCCTTCCTGGCGTTGATGTGGGTCATCTTTCGGACCGGGAAGGCCGGCTATCAGCAGCTCCAGGATCCGTACCTGCGCGGCATCGCGCTCGGGTTCCTGTTCGGCTTCCTGGGGTTGTTGATACACGCCATCGGCTCCAACACGTTCATCATCGTTCGCATCATGGAGCCGTTCTGGCTCTATGCGGGGCTGGTGGTCAGGAGCGTCATGCTGAACGGGGTTGAGCATCAGCTTGCAGTGAAATCGGACACGGAGCAGAAAACCCCGATGGTCGAAGGACCGGCCAGATTTCAGTTTGGCCGGACAGGCGCACCCGAGACAAGCGGGCACTGAGAAACAAGCAAGGGGACGGAAATCGCATGACCGACAGCCTCAAGGGCATCTCGCTCACACGTGCAACCAGCCTGCTGCTGACCGGCCGTGTGCTGGGCTTTGTGCTGTCGTTAGGCAACTCGATCATCCTGGCCCGGCTCCTCGGTGTCGAGTATCTGGGACAATACGCCTATGCGATGGGGCTTGCTGCCATGTTCGGGCTTTTGCCGAATCTCGGTATCAGCGCCGTTGTTACTCGCACGATCGCGCTTGAGCCGCAGACCAGCCTGGGCACGCTCCGCGCAGCAGTGCGTGCGCAAGTGCTGCTAGCCGTTTTCGTGTTCGGCGCGGTGATCGGTTTCGCTGCCGTTCTTCCGGCACAGCCGGTTCCGACGACGTATGTCATTCTGGCGGCGGCGCAACTTGCGTTGGGAACACTGAGTTGGCCCTATCTGGCCGTGCTGGGCGGACGGGCCCGGTATGATCGATTGGCGGTTGCAGAATTGGTCGTCGGCCTTGCAGGCACAGGGCTGCTGGGTCTGGCGGCGATCTGGCAGGCCAGCGTCGCGGCGTTCCTGTGGGCACAGGTGATCGCCGCCGGATTGTCGATCCTCGTGGGGCGAGTCGTGGCCGCGCCCTTCCTGCCCCAAACTATGAGCAAACCGGTTTCCATTCGCACGCTGTTCGGTCAGGCGATTCCGTTCGGTGCGGCGGCGGCCGTTCAGGGGTTCTACACGAGGGCTGACATCATGCTCTTAGGACAGATGTCCTCGCCCGCAATCGTGGGGCTCTACAGCGCGGCCTATAAGCCCATCAACATGGTGATCAACTTCGGATCCACAATCGCCGGGGCGTTGTTTCCCTATCTGGTGCAAGAGTCGCGAACGGGATCCTCGGGGAGTTTCGACCGTCTGATGAAGGTCTTAATCGTCGTGGCGCCGGGCCTTGCTCTGGGCTTGACCGGCTTCGCGCCGATCTTGTTGGCCTTGCTGTATGGGCGGGACTTCACGGCCGGAGCCCCAATCTTGATGATTTTGGCCTGGTCCGCCGCGGCCAATTGGCTCTATGCGCCGTTGAGCGTGGCTCTGCAGGCGAGAGGAAAGGAGCGGCAGTGGGCTGTGGCGCTGGCCAGTGTCTTCTTCTTGAATCTCGCTCTGAACCTGTGGACCATCGCGCTCTGGGAAGGGGTCGGAGCCGCGGTGAGCACGCTGGTCTCCGAAGCGGTGCTGCTAGGAGTGGCGGCGTTCCTGGTCCGCCGCTACCTCCGCTTTTCCATCTCGCTGCGCGTTGCGCGTTCGGTGTTCGGCGCGGCGCTGCTTGGCGGAGGCCTGCTCTATGCGCTCTGGTCGACCGGCGCAGTACCGGCTACGGCGGCGGCGCTGATGGGCTACGGCGGGATGTTGTTGCTGTTCCGGGTGGCGTCGACTGACGATCTGCTCAAGTTGATGGGACGGTTTCGAGAAACTCTCCAGGGGCATGCCCGCGCCTGAGCCTGGAGCGGTGCAGGACATCGATGCGGATATCAGGAGGGTGGAGCCGCGGGGCCATGATGGTCGGAATCGATGCTGGACCAATGGTGGGGCGGGGAGGGATCAGCGGCTATGTCGGACCGCTCGTCCGCACGCTGATCGCCAATCATCCGCGAACGGAGTTCCGCCTCCTGTTGCGACGGGGGTGGCTCGATGTGGAAGCTGTGAGTGAGTTAAAGCGTTTCGCCCCGGTCCAACTCCTCCGGATCCCCGACCGCGCGGTGTTGTTCTGGTGGGACCGGTTGGGAAAAAGTCTGCCGGTCCAGCGACGGTTTTGGAGCAGCCTGGACCTCTACCTCGCCACCTGCTTGGTCGCGCCTGTCCTGCCGCGCGGTCAGGTGATCTCGATCGTCTATGACCTGATTCCGTTGCGCCTACCGAATCTATTTCCTGAAAGCCGGAGGTTCCGAGAAAGGCTCCAACGGCTCTGCCGGCGGTCGGCCGCGTTGGTCGCGATCTCGCATCAAACCAAGCATGATCTGGTCGACTTATTGGGTATCGACCCCGAATCGGTGCATGTCATCTATCCGGGGCGGAATCAGGTATTCAGTCCCGCTTCTGCAGTTCGTTTGGAGGAGATCCGCCGACGGTACGGCATCGACGGTCCCTATCTTCTCTATGTCGGGGCGTTGGGACCGCACAAGAACGTGCCGACGCTGCTGAGGGCCTATCAGGAGGCAAGGCTTGAAGGGGGCATCGATGCCAAGCTCGTGCTCGTCGGTGACCGGCGCTGGGGAACCGACACCTTGACCGTGCTGGAGGGTTTGAAGGTCCGCGGGGACGTGATCGTCACCGGGTACGTGCCGGCGGAAGACTTGCCGGTGCTTTACGCCGGTTCGTCGCTGTTCGTCTTCCCATCTCTCTATGAAGGCTTCGGCCTGCCGGTCCTGGAGGCGCTGTCGTCCGGAGTCCCGGTGATCGTGTCGAAGGCCGGGGCGCTGCCGGAAGTGGTCGGGGACGCGGGATGCTGCGTCGATCCCGAAGATCCGACCGCCATGGCCGCCGCGATCGGCCGCGTGTTGAGGGACTCGGCTCTGCGGGAAAGCATGGCGGCCGCCGGGCTGAAGCGAGCCGCGTCGTTCAGTTGGACGCAGAGCGCGCGGCAAGTGTCGAGGTTGCTGCAGATTGTCACTGATCGGTCTCAATCGGCGGCCGGGTGAACCACGGATAGCCATGTCTCTCTTAGTCAAACGGATCGAGAAAGCTCGCAACATCTGGGCCGCCGAAGGGCTCGCGCAGGCGATCGCAGCCGCTTGCCGGTCGTTTTATGGTCTGGCAGCCGATCCCTGTTCCCGGATGCTCGCCAGGTTCCTGGACGGCTGGTGCGAGATGTCGTCTCTCCTGACCGCCAGGCTCACACACCGGCCGCTCGTTCATGTGATTGGAGACAGCCATGTGCTGGCGTTCAAGCGGCAGCCTTCGTTTCTCGTTTACCATGTCGGTCCCGCTACGGCTTATAAGCTGGGACAAGATCATAGCACGACCCAGGGGAGGCAAAGAGTCCTGCGAATCTTGAACCGCGTCAAGAGCGGAGACATAGCCCTGCTGTCTTTCGGGGAGATCGATTGCCGCATTCACATCTATTACCAATACAAGAAGCACGATGAGCGGATTCCACTCAGCCAGTGGATTGACAGGACCATCGTGAGCTACGGCGCGTTCCTGCTCGACGTGGCCAAGCGAGGCTGTAGGCTGTGCGTCTACGGAATTCCGCCGGCTGGGAGGCAGCCTAACCGGTATGGGTATCCGTACTATGCCGCCCCCGATCTTCGGGTGGGTATCTTCAGGGAGTTCAACGAACGACTCAAGGCGTTTTGCGCGGCGCAGAGTATCCCCTACATCGATATCTTCGTCGCAGCATCGGACGGGGAGGGATTCATCTCGGAAGAATTTGCAAGCGACGAGGTGCACCTCAATGCGCGGGCAGTCGAGTTCGTTCGAGGCTGGTTCAATCGGGAGTTGGGGATTGACCTGTCGTGAGTGGCGGACATGCGGCAATGTCGGAGCCCTATGACGACTTCGTTCTACGATCGGGAGTACTTCGAGGGCAAGACTCGCCAGAGCCCTCCTTATACCCGCGACCTGATCTATCCGCTGGCGGACCGAACGGCGGCGTTTCTCTGCCGTTACAGAACACCTGGCCGGGCACTGGACATCGGTTGCGCGAAAGGATTCCTGGTCGAGGCGCTTCACGCCAGAGGTGTGATAGGGGCGGTGGGAGTGGATATCAGTTTCTATGCGGTGTCCCAGAGTGCGCCTCCGGCGCATGGCCATCTGATCGTGGCAGACGCGCAATCGGGTCTTCCGGTGCGATCGGGGAGCTGCGATCTGGTCACCGCGCTCGACTTGTTTGAGCATCTCGAACAACCGCTACCGGTTCTACGGGAGATCCGGCGGGTCCTCAGCGGGAGCGGTGCCGCCTATGTGAAGATCTGCCACCCGCGCCATCCTAACGCAAAACGGGATCCATCCCATGTGAATGTGCAGCCGTTGTCCTACTGGACGAGACTCTTCCGAGCCGCGCGCCTCCGTTGGCGGCGGGTCTATGAAGCGGACATCACGGAGGGGGCTGGCATTGCGGACCGGTGCAAAGCGATCGTGCGCCGGGTGCACGAATGGGCTGTGATTGGCACTCCTGCGGACTACAAGTTTCTTCTGTGGCCCGATGCAGAGCGGTGAGGACATGCGACTGCTGTTTCTGGCCCCTGCGCCTCCGTCCGACCGGCGCGGCGGCGGCGCGTTACGGATGCTGCACATGGTGCGCTTCTTGGCGGAGCGGTTCGAGGTGGATCTGGTCGCGCCGGCGATCGACGGCGTGCAGGAGGCGGAACGGCTGTTGAAGAACGTTTGCGCGGACCTGGAGTTCGTGCCTCCGGCGCCGGTGTCATGGTTCCGGCGCGCGGGACACCTCGGACCCTATGGAAAGGATCCGGCTTTGCAGGAGGCCGTTCATCGCCGGTTGGCCTCGAAGAGGTACGGCGCCGTGCAGCTCGAAAAGCCGGCCATGATTCCCTATGTGCCGATCGACATCCGCGTGCCGGTCGTCTTGGACGTGTGGGCATACGGCTTGGCCGGTCCGCTGCGCGCGCTCCGGCACGGGACCGGCGCATGGCGCAAGGCCAGAACCTTCGTCCAACTCTGCCGCTACGGACTGTTCGATACGGTGTGCTGGCCCGCGACCTCTTGGGTCTTGGTGGTGTCCGAGGAAGACCGGACGCGCTGCGAACGGTCGCGGCCGGGACGCAGGGTGCTGGTCGTCCCGAACGGGGTGGATTGCGCCGCGGTTCGACCCGATTGGAGCGATCGCCCCGTACCGCCGGTCCTGCTGTTCACCGGCGATCTGGCATTCGAGCCGAACGTGGATGCGGCGCGGTATTTGGCCACGAAGGTCTTTCCGGCGATCCAGCGGCGCCGGCCGGATGCGCAGCTTCGTCTCGTCGGCCGCAACCCGGACGCGAAAGTACGAGAGCTGGCGGGCGAGAGCGTGGCCGTGATCGGCGACGTGCCTGACATGGTGCCGCATCTTCACGCGGCCGCCGTCTATATGGCGCCGCATTTCACCGGAGCCGGAACGAGGACCAAACTGCTGGAGGCGATGGCGGCCGGGCTACCGATCGTCACGACGACCATCGGACTCGAAGGCATCGAGGCCGTACCGGGGCGCGACGTGGTCGTGGCCGACGACGCCGACGCCATGATCGCCGCGATCTGCAGGCTGCTGGACGATCCGTCCGAACGGCGGCGATTGGGCATGGCCGCGCGCCGGCTCGTCGAAGCGCAGTACGACTGGCCGCGCTGCCTCGCGCCGCTCGAAACGGTGTATCGCCAGCTTCTGGAACCGAGGGCCGCGGCATGTTGAGCGTCTCCGTCGTCATTCCCGTTTTGAATGCGGCACGGACACTGCCGCTCTGTCTGGCCGCGCTCGGCCGGCTCGATCCGAAGCCGGATGAGATCATCTTTGTCGACAACGGATCGTCCGACGGCAGCCAGGGACTCCTCAACGCCTTCGAATCCGATCATGCGGGATGGACCGTTCGATGCCTGGTCCAGCCCAAACACGGCGCCTCGGCGGCAAGGAATACGGGAATCAAAGCCGCGGCCGGGGAGGTCATCGCCTTCACCGACGCCGATTGCGAACCGGACGTGGATTGGTTGAAGCAGCTCGTCGTTCCGTTCGAGGACCAGGCCGTCGGAGGAGTCGCCGGGCGGATCGCGGGTGCCACCGGCGGGTCGGTCTTGGAGCTCTTCAGTTCGCTGTATACGCTGCAATCGCCGGAACAGCCGTCGCTCCATACGACCTGGACCCCGTGGGCCGGCGGGTTTCCCACCGCCAACCTGGCCGTGCGGCGTTCCCTGCTCGAGCAGCTCGGCGGGTTCGACGAGGGCGTGACGATCTACGGCGAGGACTACGATCTCTGCGCGCGACTCTATCGACGAGGATCGGCCGTTGCCTATCGACCCGAGGCGGTCGTGCGGCACCATCATCGCAACACGCTGGCCGGGCTTCTCCGCCAAGCGTACGGGTTCGGATGCAGCCATGCCTATCTGTTCGGACGTCACCGGCCGAAAGGCCTGTGGATGGAACTGCCGCGATATGCCACGGTCTGGGCGTCGGCCCCCGTGAACGGGTGGCTGGACGGCGCCTCAGCCGATAAAAAGCTGCTTGGGATTCTGGCGCTGTGGGGGCTCTATCAGCCGCTGTGGTGGCTGCTGCCGCTCTATGCGCTGTGGATGATCAGGGAGGCGGGCAAACGGGCCGCGCTCGCCGGCGCTCCGCCCTCCGTGACCGTAGCCGTCGGACTCGCGGGCTTGTTGCTCGCGAAATCGGCCGCGCTGACGGCCGGACGGTGGCGAGGCTCGTGGAAATATGGGGCCGTCTGCTTGTGAACGACAAGGTGTCCGTCATCATCTGCTCGAAAGATCGGCACGCTGACCTATTGAGGGCAATTGATTCGGTCAGACGATCGGGCGGAATCGGACGATCAGCCGAGATCGTCGTCGTTGAAGAGACAGATACACCGAGGGCGATTCCCGGCGTGAGGTATGTCCCTCTCCCCCGGCAGGAGTACGGGTTCGGCTATGCCCGGAACGTGGCGGTGAAGGAAGCCGGCGGCGAACTGCTGCTGTTCATTGACGATGATTGCGAAGCGGAGCAGGGGTGGGCCGATGAACTGGTCGCCCCGTTGCTGGAGAACCCGGCGATTCAAGGAGTGGCGGGCGCGGTCCTGGTCAGGAACTGCGGCCCGCTGGGCTACGCCGAGAATATTCTGGGATTTCCCGGCGGCGGACTGCGCTATGTGCATCAGGCGATGGGACGAGTCGTGCCGACGAACCATCTGTCCACGTGCAACTGCGCCTACCGGCGTGATGCCGTCCTGAACGCCGGCGGGTTTTCTGAAGGAGCCCGGGCGGGCGGCGAAGACGCGCTCTTGGCTGAACGGGTGGCGAAGATGGGCCGCTGCGTCTATGCGCCGTGCGCCGTGGTCTATCATCGGACCAGAGACCGGTTCGGGGCCATCTTTACCTGGTTCGTGCGACGAGGGTATGGCGAACTGGCGACCTGGGAACAGCATCTGGATCGAGCGTCGTATGTGCGATACCTGCTCCGCAGTTCGTGGACGGTCCGAGCCGCGGCGTTCCTGATCCTCGTCTCGGCGTTCCCACCGCTGGTGCGTCTGGTTCCGATCCTGGCGCTGCTGTACTACGTCGTCATGCTGTGGCGCTTCCGGTTTGCGCGCGCGTACCCGGCTCATCGACGGGCCTGGTGGCTAGCGCCGCTCGTGAAGATGACGATGGACCTCGGCGCGGAAGCGGGACGGTGGAAATATTTTCTCGAACGGCTCAGGCGATGACGACGGCGCAACCGGTCATGTTGGTGTCCAATCATGCCGAGATCGTCGGCGGGGGAGAAGTCAGCTTCCTCGCCATTCCAGAGACGCTCGATCGGACGAGGTGGATGCCTATCGTGGTTGTACCGGCCGAGGGTGCAGTCGCCCAGCGGTGCCGCGCGATGGAGATTCTGACTCACGTTGTGCCGATGCCGACCTTGCGACGGCCAAGTCCTGCGCTGGTTCAGAGCGTCGCCGAGCTCCATCGGCTGATCGTGGAGACCGATGCCGCCATCGTGCATGCCAACGGCTCGCGCGCGATGGCCTATGCAGGCCTGGCCGGCAAGTGGGCGAAACGGCTGGTCATCTGGCACGTCCGTGTGGCGGACCCGGGCGGATGGTTGGATCGAATACTCTTCAGCTTGGCCGATCGCGTGATCGTGAATTCGCATGCCGTCGGCCGGCGGTTTGCCTGGGCCGAGACCGGAAAGGTCCGGTGCATCCACAACGGCGTGGATACAGCTCGCTTTGCGCCCCGCCCGGCGCCCAAGGACCTGCGCAAGCGACTGGGGGTTGCGGAGGGCGAGCCGGTGGTGGCGAGCGTCGGGCGCTTTGTCCCGTACAAGGGATACGACGATCTGCTGGACGCGGCGGCGTTGGTACGGACAGTCAGGCCGGACACGCACTGGGTGTTGGTAGGGGACGGGGAGCTACAGAGGGAGTTGGAAGCGCAAAGCCGGAGGCTGAATCTTGGCCCATGGGTCCATTTTACCGGCTGGCTCGACGATGTGCGCGATGTCCTGGCTCTGTGCGATGTGTTCGTCTTGCCGTCCAGGGGCGAACACTTCGGCCGCGTGCTCATCGAAGCCATGGCGATGGGCAAACCGGTCGTCGCAACCGATGGAGGAGGCGTGCCTGAAATCGTCCGCCACGGCGAGACGGGCCTGCTGGTGCCGTCCGGCCGACCGCCTGCGCTGGCCCGGGTGATCCTGACCCTCCTCGACGATCCGGCTTACGCGGCATCGCTGGGGGCGGCGGGACGGGAGCGGGTGGAGCGGGAGTTCAGTTTGTCGAGACATGTGACCCAAGTGGAACGGCTGTACGGTGAGTTGACGAACGGATAGGCGTCTCTCATGGCAACCTGCATGCTCTGCGGAGGAACGAACTGGCGGATCATCGAGCAGGCCGGAGGGACCTGTGTCGTGCGCTGTGCGTGCGACCTGGTGTTCGTCACGCCGACCCCTTCTCGCGACGTCATCGAGCGGGCTTACGACCGGGAGTACTATTCCGCGTGGGAGAAACAAGGGAATGCCAGGCGAAAGATCTGGGACCGGCGCATGGAATTGGTCGCCGGCCTCTGCCCCGTACCGGGCCGGCTGCTGGACATCGGCTGCGGCGACGGGACGTTCCTGAGGATTGCCAAAGCGGGAGGCTGGGACGTGACGGGCACCGAACTTTCTCCCTGTGCGGCGGATGCCGGCGGCGGCTTGGACGTCCGGCAGGGCGAAGTCTGGGAAGCGGAATTGCCGGAAGGGTGGTTCGACGTCGTGACCGGTTGGCATGTGATCGAACATGTCTCCGATCCGCGCCGCGTCCTGGCGGAACTGTACCGCGTCCTGCGACCGAACGGCTGGCTGGTGCTCGCCACGCCGAACCTCCATGACTATGTGTTTCGCGCCGCCTATCGAATGGCCCGCTTGAAGCCGCCTTCCCTGTATGAGCCGGATGAGCGGGAATTGCATCTCTTCCACTTTTCATCCGCGACGCTCGCCAAGCTGGTGTCGTCGGCGGGATTCCGGGACGCTCGGGTCGGGTTCGATCGTGGCGCCGCCGCCGAACGGGGGAAACGGTTGGTCAACGCCGTCGCCTACGGGTGGTATCGGTTGACCGGGTTGAACTGGGGCATGGGGATCGAGTTGGTTGCAC of Nitrospirota bacterium contains these proteins:
- a CDS encoding O-antigen ligase family protein, with translation MIRVLPALAAVPLALLLAGTRPTTSLTLIAGAIPLLIAFLSPLAGLYILVFSMLLGPEFLVGSLGTGATMGRGITLRFDDLLLVLVGLAWLARAAVSKEAAAFVRTPLNRTIMLYVAGCVFATLMGVLTGRVRPAGGFFFLLKYYEYFFLYFMTVNLIHTEKQIKHLVTASLLTCLAVSLYAISQIPSGARVSAPFEGEEGEPNTLGGYLVFMMAVISGLLVTRGAVTRRWPLTVLLGICGIALQATLSRASFLGAAVVALGFLVFLRRRSPLLLALLVLSMAATPFLAPRAVTERIVYTFAQPPEEGQIRIGRVRVDTSTSDRLRSWQRSFEVWKQSPLWGHGVTGGPFMDAMYPRVLTETGLLGLCAFLALMWVIFRTGKAGYQQLQDPYLRGIALGFLFGFLGLLIHAIGSNTFIIVRIMEPFWLYAGLVVRSVMLNGVEHQLAVKSDTEQKTPMVEGPARFQFGRTGAPETSGH
- a CDS encoding flippase — translated: MTDSLKGISLTRATSLLLTGRVLGFVLSLGNSIILARLLGVEYLGQYAYAMGLAAMFGLLPNLGISAVVTRTIALEPQTSLGTLRAAVRAQVLLAVFVFGAVIGFAAVLPAQPVPTTYVILAAAQLALGTLSWPYLAVLGGRARYDRLAVAELVVGLAGTGLLGLAAIWQASVAAFLWAQVIAAGLSILVGRVVAAPFLPQTMSKPVSIRTLFGQAIPFGAAAAVQGFYTRADIMLLGQMSSPAIVGLYSAAYKPINMVINFGSTIAGALFPYLVQESRTGSSGSFDRLMKVLIVVAPGLALGLTGFAPILLALLYGRDFTAGAPILMILAWSAAANWLYAPLSVALQARGKERQWAVALASVFFLNLALNLWTIALWEGVGAAVSTLVSEAVLLGVAAFLVRRYLRFSISLRVARSVFGAALLGGGLLYALWSTGAVPATAAALMGYGGMLLLFRVASTDDLLKLMGRFRETLQGHARA
- a CDS encoding glycosyltransferase family 1 protein encodes the protein MMVGIDAGPMVGRGGISGYVGPLVRTLIANHPRTEFRLLLRRGWLDVEAVSELKRFAPVQLLRIPDRAVLFWWDRLGKSLPVQRRFWSSLDLYLATCLVAPVLPRGQVISIVYDLIPLRLPNLFPESRRFRERLQRLCRRSAALVAISHQTKHDLVDLLGIDPESVHVIYPGRNQVFSPASAVRLEEIRRRYGIDGPYLLYVGALGPHKNVPTLLRAYQEARLEGGIDAKLVLVGDRRWGTDTLTVLEGLKVRGDVIVTGYVPAEDLPVLYAGSSLFVFPSLYEGFGLPVLEALSSGVPVIVSKAGALPEVVGDAGCCVDPEDPTAMAAAIGRVLRDSALRESMAAAGLKRAASFSWTQSARQVSRLLQIVTDRSQSAAG
- a CDS encoding SGNH/GDSL hydrolase family protein; protein product: MSLLVKRIEKARNIWAAEGLAQAIAAACRSFYGLAADPCSRMLARFLDGWCEMSSLLTARLTHRPLVHVIGDSHVLAFKRQPSFLVYHVGPATAYKLGQDHSTTQGRQRVLRILNRVKSGDIALLSFGEIDCRIHIYYQYKKHDERIPLSQWIDRTIVSYGAFLLDVAKRGCRLCVYGIPPAGRQPNRYGYPYYAAPDLRVGIFREFNERLKAFCAAQSIPYIDIFVAASDGEGFISEEFASDEVHLNARAVEFVRGWFNRELGIDLS
- a CDS encoding class I SAM-dependent methyltransferase; this translates as MTTSFYDREYFEGKTRQSPPYTRDLIYPLADRTAAFLCRYRTPGRALDIGCAKGFLVEALHARGVIGAVGVDISFYAVSQSAPPAHGHLIVADAQSGLPVRSGSCDLVTALDLFEHLEQPLPVLREIRRVLSGSGAAYVKICHPRHPNAKRDPSHVNVQPLSYWTRLFRAARLRWRRVYEADITEGAGIADRCKAIVRRVHEWAVIGTPADYKFLLWPDAER
- a CDS encoding glycosyltransferase family 4 protein; the encoded protein is MRLLFLAPAPPSDRRGGGALRMLHMVRFLAERFEVDLVAPAIDGVQEAERLLKNVCADLEFVPPAPVSWFRRAGHLGPYGKDPALQEAVHRRLASKRYGAVQLEKPAMIPYVPIDIRVPVVLDVWAYGLAGPLRALRHGTGAWRKARTFVQLCRYGLFDTVCWPATSWVLVVSEEDRTRCERSRPGRRVLVVPNGVDCAAVRPDWSDRPVPPVLLFTGDLAFEPNVDAARYLATKVFPAIQRRRPDAQLRLVGRNPDAKVRELAGESVAVIGDVPDMVPHLHAAAVYMAPHFTGAGTRTKLLEAMAAGLPIVTTTIGLEGIEAVPGRDVVVADDADAMIAAICRLLDDPSERRRLGMAARRLVEAQYDWPRCLAPLETVYRQLLEPRAAAC
- a CDS encoding glycosyltransferase; protein product: MLSVSVVIPVLNAARTLPLCLAALGRLDPKPDEIIFVDNGSSDGSQGLLNAFESDHAGWTVRCLVQPKHGASAARNTGIKAAAGEVIAFTDADCEPDVDWLKQLVVPFEDQAVGGVAGRIAGATGGSVLELFSSLYTLQSPEQPSLHTTWTPWAGGFPTANLAVRRSLLEQLGGFDEGVTIYGEDYDLCARLYRRGSAVAYRPEAVVRHHHRNTLAGLLRQAYGFGCSHAYLFGRHRPKGLWMELPRYATVWASAPVNGWLDGASADKKLLGILALWGLYQPLWWLLPLYALWMIREAGKRAALAGAPPSVTVAVGLAGLLLAKSAALTAGRWRGSWKYGAVCL
- a CDS encoding glycosyltransferase, with the translated sequence MSVIICSKDRHADLLRAIDSVRRSGGIGRSAEIVVVEETDTPRAIPGVRYVPLPRQEYGFGYARNVAVKEAGGELLLFIDDDCEAEQGWADELVAPLLENPAIQGVAGAVLVRNCGPLGYAENILGFPGGGLRYVHQAMGRVVPTNHLSTCNCAYRRDAVLNAGGFSEGARAGGEDALLAERVAKMGRCVYAPCAVVYHRTRDRFGAIFTWFVRRGYGELATWEQHLDRASYVRYLLRSSWTVRAAAFLILVSAFPPLVRLVPILALLYYVVMLWRFRFARAYPAHRRAWWLAPLVKMTMDLGAEAGRWKYFLERLRR
- a CDS encoding glycosyltransferase family 4 protein; amino-acid sequence: MTTAQPVMLVSNHAEIVGGGEVSFLAIPETLDRTRWMPIVVVPAEGAVAQRCRAMEILTHVVPMPTLRRPSPALVQSVAELHRLIVETDAAIVHANGSRAMAYAGLAGKWAKRLVIWHVRVADPGGWLDRILFSLADRVIVNSHAVGRRFAWAETGKVRCIHNGVDTARFAPRPAPKDLRKRLGVAEGEPVVASVGRFVPYKGYDDLLDAAALVRTVRPDTHWVLVGDGELQRELEAQSRRLNLGPWVHFTGWLDDVRDVLALCDVFVLPSRGEHFGRVLIEAMAMGKPVVATDGGGVPEIVRHGETGLLVPSGRPPALARVILTLLDDPAYAASLGAAGRERVEREFSLSRHVTQVERLYGELTNG
- a CDS encoding class I SAM-dependent methyltransferase; this translates as MATCMLCGGTNWRIIEQAGGTCVVRCACDLVFVTPTPSRDVIERAYDREYYSAWEKQGNARRKIWDRRMELVAGLCPVPGRLLDIGCGDGTFLRIAKAGGWDVTGTELSPCAADAGGGLDVRQGEVWEAELPEGWFDVVTGWHVIEHVSDPRRVLAELYRVLRPNGWLVLATPNLHDYVFRAAYRMARLKPPSLYEPDERELHLFHFSSATLAKLVSSAGFRDARVGFDRGAAAERGKRLVNAVAYGWYRLTGLNWGMGIELVARKPAVPSGTAGG